Proteins encoded together in one Gigantopelta aegis isolate Gae_Host chromosome 8, Gae_host_genome, whole genome shotgun sequence window:
- the LOC121378791 gene encoding uncharacterized protein LOC121378791: MLLSKEIVKGVSRLSEIEAGVLLFMLCVVVSHGQRLCPPGTYWDTVIDKCDSCYSICHMAEIQGTVGTCKKKCPGFLKPVNDSTKIRKHDEHHVNYDPPLIKSGGMSAGLIAFVCIACVAVGAALVGLLIVWRSRTKKKEMKKYPIQAEDRTPYPGPGPEQQTLV; encoded by the exons ATGCTATTAAGTAAAGAAATAGTTAAGGGCGTCTCGAGATTGTCGGAGATTGAAGCTGGCGTGTTGTTGTTTATGTTGTGCGTGGTTGTGTCACATGGCCAGCGACTGTGCCCGCCCGGGACGTACTGGGACACGGTCATTGACAAATGTGACTCGTGCTATTCTATTTGCCACATGGCTGAGATACAGGGCACTGTTGGCACGTGTAAGAAGAAATGCCCAG GATTTTTAAAGCCAGTAAATGACAGTACGAAAATACGTAAACATGACGAGCATCATGTGAACTATGATCCACCCTTGATCAAATCAg GTGGTATGTCTGCCGGACTGATTGCCTTTGTGTGTATTGCATGTGTTGCTGTGGGAGCAGCGTTAGTGGGGCTTCTTATAGTCTGGAGGTCTCgcacgaaaaaaaaagaaatgaagaaataCCCAATTCAAGCGGAGGATCGAACACCCTACCCTGGGCCTG GACCAGAACAGCAGACACTGGTGTGA
- the LOC121379677 gene encoding uncharacterized protein LOC121379677, whose translation MDQTSNNSQINSNNLTSCSRDLVRERCLPYLNMSTRHSRFPSVKTGPVVLQSTANSPDKVTYGNLGLFITFFLIVITAQTAVSVPFNTLVADKSHPSQRGFNSGVMGAIILLGNGAGAAAGLSFSVSAVWV comes from the exons ATGGATCA GACTTCAAACAATTCGCAGATAAATTCAAACAATTTAACCTCT TGCTCACGTGACCTGGTTAGAGAAAGATGTCTGCCGTATCTGAATATGTCCACACGACACAGCAGGTTTCCCTCTGTGAAAACAGGCCCCGTAGTTTTACAAAGTACAGCCAACAGCCCAGACAAAGTAACCTACGGCAATTTAG GCTTATTTATTACGTTTTTCCTGATCGTCATCACGGCACAAACAGCTGTCAGTGTTCCGTTCAATACTTTAGTCGCTGACAAGTCGCATCCTTCTCAGAGAG GTTTCAACTCTGGTGTAATGGGCGCCATAATTCTTCTTGGAAATGGCGCTGGTGCAGCGGCTGGTCTTAGCTTTTCGGTGAGTGCAGTGTGGGTTTGA